From Amycolatopsis sp. YIM 10, the proteins below share one genomic window:
- a CDS encoding LLM class F420-dependent oxidoreductase, whose protein sequence is MRFGYTLMTEQAGPKDLVRFAGEAERAGFDFEVMSDHYSPWLDEQGHAPYAWSVLGAVTQSTERVELMTYVTCPILRYHPAVVAQKAATTQLLADGRFTLGLGAGENLNEHVVGQGWPPVNVRHEMLGEAIDIINGLFDGGYFNYAGKHYRVDSAKLWDLPETRPGLGVAVSGEQSIAAFAPKSDTLIAVEPKAELCRSWDEHAGRTARKVGQLPICWDPDRGAAIERAHEQFRWFGGGWKVNAELPGTAAFAGATQFVTQDDVAASIPCGPDAEPIVEAVKGFADAGFTDVALVQIGGEHQDGFFGFAERELLPALREKLVEHTG, encoded by the coding sequence ATGCGATTCGGGTACACGTTGATGACCGAGCAGGCAGGGCCCAAGGATCTCGTGCGCTTCGCCGGCGAGGCCGAGCGGGCCGGATTCGACTTCGAGGTGATGAGCGACCACTACTCACCGTGGCTCGACGAGCAGGGGCACGCGCCCTACGCCTGGAGCGTGCTGGGCGCGGTCACCCAGTCCACCGAACGCGTCGAGCTGATGACCTACGTGACCTGCCCGATCCTGCGTTACCACCCGGCCGTGGTGGCGCAGAAGGCGGCGACCACGCAGCTGCTGGCCGACGGCCGGTTCACCCTCGGCCTCGGCGCGGGCGAGAACCTCAACGAGCACGTCGTCGGCCAGGGCTGGCCTCCGGTCAACGTCCGCCACGAGATGCTCGGTGAAGCCATCGACATCATCAACGGGCTGTTCGACGGCGGTTACTTCAACTACGCGGGCAAGCACTACCGCGTCGACTCCGCCAAGCTGTGGGACCTGCCCGAGACCAGGCCGGGGCTCGGTGTCGCGGTGTCCGGTGAGCAGTCGATCGCCGCGTTCGCCCCCAAGTCGGACACGCTGATCGCGGTCGAGCCGAAGGCCGAGCTGTGCCGCTCGTGGGACGAGCACGCGGGCCGGACCGCTCGCAAGGTCGGCCAGCTCCCGATCTGCTGGGACCCCGACCGCGGTGCCGCGATCGAGCGCGCCCACGAGCAGTTCCGCTGGTTCGGCGGCGGCTGGAAGGTCAACGCCGAGCTGCCGGGGACCGCCGCCTTCGCCGGTGCCACCCAGTTCGTCACCCAGGACGACGTCGCCGCGTCGATCCCCTGCGGGCCCGACGCCGAGCCCATCGTGGAGGCGGTCAAGGGCTTCGCCGACGCCGGGTTCACCGACGTGGCGCTGGTGCAGATCGGCGGCGAGCACCAGGACGGCTTCTTCGGCTTCGCCGAGCGCGAGCTGCTGCCCGCCCTGCGCGAAAAGCTGGTTGAGCACACGGGATAA
- the htpG gene encoding molecular chaperone HtpG, translating into METLEFQAESRQLLQLMVHSLYSNKDIFLRELISNASDALDKLKLEAYRNKDLDADTADLHIQLEADAEARTLTVRDNGIGMSRDDVIDLIGTIAKSGTAELLRKLKETKDSTASADLIGQFGVGFYSSFMVADKVTLVTRRAGESQGTRWESTGEGTYTIDEVEDAPVGTAVTLHLKPEDADDHLYDYTADWKLKEIVQRYSDFITWPVRLGDETVNSMKALWARSKDDATEQEYHEFYKHISHDWTDPLETIQLRAEGTFEYQALLFIPSHAPLDLYMRDSKRGVQLYVKRVFIMDDCEALMPEYLRFVKGVVDAQDLSLNVSREILQQDRQIQLMRRRLVKKVLSTVKAMQSTEPEKYATFWKEFGPAVKEGLVNDADNRETLLEISSFASTHDAEKPTTLREYVERMKDGQEHIYYLTGASRSMIEHSPHMEAFQAKGYEVLVLTDAVDEMWVESVTGFEGKNFQSIAKGQVDLDSDEEKKEADEQQKDFAGLLGWMGETLSEQVKEVRLSSRLTTSPACIVGDANDVSPTLEKMYRAMGQEMPQIKRILELNPDHELVSGLRKAHEERKDDPALAETAEILYGMALLAEGGELSDPPRFMRLLAGRLAAAM; encoded by the coding sequence GTGGAAACGCTCGAGTTCCAGGCCGAATCGCGCCAGCTGCTGCAGTTGATGGTCCACTCGCTGTACTCGAACAAGGACATCTTCCTGCGCGAGCTGATCTCCAACGCCTCCGACGCGCTCGACAAGCTGAAGCTCGAGGCGTACCGCAACAAGGACCTGGACGCGGACACAGCCGATCTGCACATCCAGCTGGAGGCCGACGCCGAGGCGCGGACGCTGACCGTGCGCGACAACGGCATCGGCATGTCCCGTGACGACGTGATCGACCTGATCGGCACGATCGCCAAGTCGGGTACCGCGGAGCTGCTGCGCAAGCTCAAGGAGACCAAGGACTCGACCGCGTCGGCCGATCTGATCGGCCAGTTCGGCGTCGGCTTCTACTCCAGCTTCATGGTGGCCGACAAGGTCACCCTGGTGACCCGGCGGGCAGGCGAGAGCCAGGGCACCCGCTGGGAGTCCACCGGCGAGGGCACCTACACCATCGACGAGGTCGAGGACGCCCCCGTCGGCACGGCGGTCACCCTGCACCTCAAGCCGGAAGACGCCGACGACCACCTCTACGACTACACCGCCGACTGGAAGCTCAAGGAGATCGTCCAGCGGTACTCGGACTTCATCACCTGGCCGGTCCGCCTCGGGGACGAGACGGTCAACTCGATGAAGGCGCTCTGGGCGCGGTCGAAGGACGACGCCACCGAGCAGGAGTACCACGAGTTCTACAAGCACATCAGCCACGACTGGACCGACCCGCTGGAGACCATCCAGCTGCGCGCCGAGGGCACCTTCGAGTACCAGGCGCTGCTGTTCATCCCGTCGCACGCGCCGCTCGACCTGTACATGCGGGACAGCAAGCGCGGAGTGCAGCTCTACGTCAAGCGCGTGTTCATCATGGACGACTGCGAAGCGCTGATGCCGGAGTACCTGCGGTTCGTCAAGGGTGTGGTGGACGCGCAGGACCTCTCGCTCAACGTCTCCCGCGAGATCCTCCAGCAGGACCGCCAGATCCAGCTGATGCGCCGCCGGCTGGTGAAGAAGGTGCTCAGCACGGTCAAGGCCATGCAGAGCACCGAGCCGGAGAAGTACGCGACCTTCTGGAAGGAGTTCGGCCCGGCGGTCAAGGAAGGCCTGGTCAACGACGCCGACAACCGCGAGACGCTGCTGGAGATCTCGTCGTTCGCCTCCACCCACGACGCCGAGAAGCCGACCACGCTGCGCGAGTACGTGGAGCGGATGAAGGACGGCCAGGAGCACATCTACTACCTGACCGGTGCCTCCCGCTCGATGATCGAGCACTCGCCGCACATGGAAGCGTTCCAGGCCAAGGGTTACGAGGTGCTGGTGCTGACCGACGCGGTCGACGAGATGTGGGTCGAGTCGGTCACCGGCTTCGAGGGCAAGAACTTCCAGTCCATCGCGAAGGGCCAGGTCGATCTCGACTCCGACGAGGAGAAGAAGGAGGCCGACGAGCAGCAGAAGGACTTCGCCGGGCTGCTCGGCTGGATGGGCGAGACGCTTTCGGAGCAGGTCAAGGAGGTCCGCCTGTCCTCGCGGCTGACCACCTCGCCGGCCTGCATCGTCGGTGACGCGAACGACGTCTCGCCGACGCTGGAGAAGATGTACCGGGCGATGGGCCAGGAGATGCCGCAGATCAAGCGGATCCTGGAGCTGAACCCGGACCACGAGCTGGTCAGCGGGTTGCGCAAGGCGCACGAGGAGCGCAAGGACGACCCGGCGCTGGCCGAAACCGCCGAGATCCTCTACGGCATGGCACTACTGGCCGAAGGCGGCGAACTGAGCGACCCGCCGCGCTTCATGCGCCTGCTGGCGGGCAGGCTCGCCGCGGCCATGTGA
- a CDS encoding carboxymuconolactone decarboxylase family protein: protein MPHIELDPQLPGIRALFAYRPETAQPLGLLAETLLRGPSSLSVGERELIASVVSKGNDCTFCSSSHGAAAAAALGEDLEVVAAAWHDLDRAPVSAKVKALLRVALAVRESGKAVTPELVEAARAEGATDAEIHDTVLIAAAFCMYNRYVDGLATVAPPELSAYRGMGEQLYEQGYLRR, encoded by the coding sequence ATGCCGCACATCGAACTCGATCCCCAGCTGCCCGGGATCCGCGCGTTGTTCGCTTACCGCCCCGAGACGGCGCAGCCGCTCGGCCTGCTGGCCGAAACCCTGCTGCGCGGTCCGAGCAGCCTGTCCGTCGGCGAGCGCGAGCTGATCGCGTCGGTGGTGTCGAAGGGCAACGACTGCACGTTCTGCTCGTCCAGCCACGGCGCGGCAGCCGCGGCCGCGCTCGGGGAAGACCTCGAAGTGGTCGCGGCGGCCTGGCACGACCTCGACCGGGCTCCGGTTTCGGCGAAGGTGAAGGCACTGCTGCGGGTCGCGCTCGCGGTGCGGGAGTCCGGCAAGGCGGTGACCCCGGAACTGGTCGAGGCAGCCCGAGCGGAAGGCGCGACCGACGCGGAGATCCACGACACCGTGCTCATCGCGGCGGCGTTCTGCATGTACAACCGCTACGTCGACGGCCTCGCCACGGTCGCGCCGCCGGAGCTGTCGGCGTACCGGGGTATGGGGGAGCAGCTGTACGAACAGGGCTACCTGCGTAGGTGA
- a CDS encoding PPOX class F420-dependent oxidoreductase, with protein MTTPFNPRDLLAASNLGVLATIKADGRPQLSPVTTYYDREAEVIYVSLTDGRAKTKNLRRDPRASLEVTSADGWSWATADGTATLIGPGTDPHGPEVEALVDYYRKAAGEHPDWEEYRSVMVSDRRVLLKLAVEHVYGEKVR; from the coding sequence TTGACCACGCCGTTCAATCCACGTGACCTGCTCGCCGCGAGCAACCTGGGAGTGCTCGCGACGATCAAGGCCGACGGGCGCCCGCAGCTCTCGCCGGTCACCACGTACTACGACCGCGAAGCCGAGGTCATCTACGTCTCGCTGACCGACGGGCGGGCCAAAACGAAGAACCTTCGCCGGGACCCGCGGGCCTCGCTGGAGGTCACCAGCGCCGACGGCTGGTCGTGGGCGACCGCCGACGGCACGGCCACGCTGATCGGCCCCGGCACCGATCCGCACGGCCCGGAGGTCGAGGCGCTGGTGGACTACTACCGGAAGGCCGCGGGCGAGCACCCGGACTGGGAGGAGTACCGCTCGGTGATGGTGTCCGACCGCCGGGTGCTGCTGAAGCTGGCGGTCGAACACGTCTACGGCGAGAAGGTGCGCTGA
- a CDS encoding NAD(P)-dependent oxidoreductase: MTNSTNPVTVLGLGLMGRALASAFLREGHRTTVWNRTAAKAGELVTEGATPAPSVRDAVAAGPLVVACVSDYDALRELLDPVADLLEGRVLVNLTSGTSAGARETAAWAAGHGAAYLDGAILAVPAAIGTPEAVLLHSGPREVFDQHEPVLRALGSTTYLGADHGLSSLNDVAVLGLMWSILNGFLQGAALLGAAGMSASDFAGLAKRLAPTVVDWLPAYAEQIDNGAYPAFDSTIDTHLGAMDHLVHESEALGVSAELPKFVKALADRAVAAGRGGDGYAAVIEQFRKPSEVQA; the protein is encoded by the coding sequence ATGACCAACTCCACGAACCCGGTGACCGTGCTCGGCCTCGGCTTGATGGGCCGGGCACTCGCGAGCGCCTTCCTGCGCGAAGGCCACCGCACGACCGTCTGGAACCGGACCGCCGCCAAGGCGGGCGAACTCGTCACCGAAGGCGCGACACCGGCCCCGTCCGTCCGCGACGCGGTGGCCGCCGGGCCGCTCGTGGTCGCCTGCGTATCCGACTACGACGCCCTGCGTGAACTGCTCGACCCGGTCGCCGACCTGCTCGAAGGCCGCGTGCTGGTCAACCTGACCTCGGGCACCTCGGCGGGCGCCCGCGAGACCGCGGCCTGGGCGGCCGGGCACGGCGCCGCCTATCTCGACGGCGCGATCCTGGCCGTGCCCGCCGCCATCGGCACGCCGGAGGCCGTCCTGCTCCACAGCGGTCCGCGGGAGGTCTTCGACCAGCACGAACCGGTGCTCCGCGCGCTCGGTTCGACCACCTATCTCGGCGCCGACCACGGCCTGTCCTCGCTGAACGACGTGGCCGTGCTCGGCCTGATGTGGAGCATTCTCAACGGTTTCCTCCAGGGAGCCGCGCTGCTCGGGGCCGCGGGCATGTCCGCGTCGGACTTCGCCGGACTGGCGAAGCGGCTCGCGCCCACCGTCGTCGACTGGCTCCCGGCCTACGCCGAGCAGATCGACAACGGCGCCTATCCCGCGTTCGACTCCACCATCGACACCCATCTCGGCGCGATGGACCACCTCGTGCACGAGAGCGAGGCGCTCGGCGTCAGCGCCGAACTGCCGAAGTTCGTCAAGGCGCTGGCCGATCGCGCGGTCGCGGCCGGCCGGGGCGGCGACGGATACGCTGCCGTGATCGAACAGTTCCGCAAGCCGTCGGAGGTGCAAGCTTGA
- a CDS encoding MerR family transcriptional regulator, translating into MLIGELSRRTGVGAHQLRYYESQGLLEPDRGSTSGYREYGEDAVLTVLQIRKLLDAGLSTQAIAYLQPCLSGTGPDLVPCQETLDLLNGRLQGLDEQIETLDRTRQALRDYIKTTEARMPEYYCPDEAGQVVSAGSRPESK; encoded by the coding sequence GTGCTGATCGGGGAGCTGAGCAGGCGCACCGGCGTCGGGGCACACCAGCTGCGGTACTACGAGTCCCAGGGCCTGCTCGAACCGGACCGCGGCAGCACCAGCGGCTACCGCGAATACGGCGAGGACGCCGTGCTCACCGTGCTCCAGATCCGCAAGCTGCTCGACGCCGGGCTGTCCACCCAGGCCATCGCCTACCTCCAGCCCTGCCTGTCGGGCACCGGCCCCGACCTGGTGCCGTGCCAGGAGACGCTGGACCTGCTGAACGGCCGGTTGCAGGGCCTGGACGAGCAGATCGAGACGCTCGATCGCACTCGCCAGGCCCTGCGTGACTACATCAAAACCACCGAAGCCCGGATGCCGGAGTACTACTGCCCGGACGAGGCTGGGCAGGTGGTGTCGGCGGGCAGCCGCCCGGAGAGCAAGTAG
- a CDS encoding alpha/beta hydrolase, whose product MKMVLLSALCLVGLVSPAAAASPERLRWEPCPVAGSSEAQECATLRVPLDYRKPRGERIDVRVSRIPAKRPEARHGVLLLIPGGPGTAGLNRPSTLDVPAEVRDRFDVVGFDPRGVGQSTPISCALSPEDNGKTIPWPDADGGIAANVAQGKRIAEACADNGGPLLRHINTPNEVRDLDRLRQALGERKLSYWGLSYGTYVGAVYATMFPQHTDRVVLDSSGDPRRVARGWLANYQIGVEDRFPDFARWATEPGNELSLADDPAAIRPMYLDLAARLDRAPLPGLTGNGLREAVLRNLYTDAGFPMIAKLMIAARDGTAAPSLPQPPEEVLQNVSAVTVTTICNDVEWPGSIKMHERAVKESRERFPLTAGMPANITPCSFWPYEPVKPVQITDNGPSNVLMVQNTRDPSTPLAGAREMRRALGDRARMVTVDSGGHGAYRAHGNACGDETVTRYLLSGRLPADTTCPASSGQ is encoded by the coding sequence ATGAAAATGGTCTTGCTCAGCGCCTTGTGCCTGGTGGGTCTGGTGTCCCCGGCCGCGGCCGCGTCACCCGAGCGCCTGCGGTGGGAACCCTGTCCGGTCGCCGGTAGTTCGGAAGCCCAGGAGTGCGCCACCCTGCGGGTTCCGCTGGACTACCGGAAACCACGCGGCGAACGGATCGACGTCCGCGTGTCGCGGATTCCGGCGAAGCGGCCGGAGGCCCGGCACGGGGTATTGCTGCTGATCCCCGGCGGTCCCGGCACCGCCGGGCTGAACCGTCCCTCCACATTGGACGTCCCGGCCGAGGTGCGCGACCGGTTCGACGTGGTCGGCTTCGACCCGCGCGGGGTCGGCCAGAGCACACCGATCAGCTGCGCGCTTTCCCCCGAGGACAACGGGAAAACGATACCGTGGCCGGACGCCGATGGCGGGATCGCGGCCAACGTCGCGCAGGGGAAGCGGATCGCCGAAGCCTGCGCGGACAACGGCGGCCCGCTGCTGCGCCACATCAACACCCCCAACGAGGTGCGTGACCTCGATCGGCTGCGGCAGGCGCTGGGGGAGCGGAAGCTGTCGTACTGGGGGCTTTCCTACGGGACCTACGTCGGCGCGGTCTACGCGACGATGTTCCCGCAGCACACCGATCGTGTGGTGCTGGACAGCAGCGGCGATCCGCGCCGGGTGGCCCGCGGCTGGCTGGCCAACTACCAGATCGGCGTCGAGGACCGGTTTCCCGACTTCGCCCGCTGGGCCACCGAGCCCGGCAACGAACTGAGCCTGGCCGACGATCCGGCAGCCATCCGGCCGATGTACCTCGACCTCGCGGCTCGCCTCGACCGTGCCCCACTGCCCGGGTTGACCGGCAACGGGCTGCGGGAAGCCGTGCTGCGCAACCTCTACACCGACGCGGGCTTCCCGATGATCGCCAAGCTGATGATCGCGGCGAGGGACGGCACGGCGGCCCCGTCGTTGCCGCAGCCGCCGGAGGAGGTGCTGCAGAACGTCAGCGCGGTGACCGTCACGACGATCTGCAACGACGTCGAGTGGCCGGGTTCGATCAAGATGCACGAACGTGCCGTCAAGGAAAGTCGAGAGCGTTTCCCGCTGACCGCGGGCATGCCCGCGAACATCACGCCGTGTTCGTTCTGGCCCTACGAGCCGGTCAAGCCGGTGCAGATCACCGACAACGGACCGTCGAACGTGTTGATGGTGCAGAACACGCGCGACCCGTCGACCCCGCTCGCCGGTGCGCGCGAGATGCGCCGGGCACTGGGTGACCGGGCACGCATGGTCACCGTGGACTCGGGTGGGCACGGCGCCTACCGGGCCCATGGCAACGCCTGCGGCGACGAGACGGTGACCCGCTACTTGCTCTCCGGGCGGCTGCCCGCCGACACCACCTGCCCAGCCTCGTCCGGGCAGTAG
- a CDS encoding 3-dehydroquinate synthase, with amino-acid sequence MGERIDVDLGDRSYPVHVGAGVRHLLGGVLAGLGVRRVAVVSARPVELLPDPGVESIVLTGQEGEQDKNLATVEDLCRRFAGFGLTRSDAVVSCGGGTLTDVAGLAASLYHRGIPVVHLPTSLLAQVDASVGGKTAVNLPEGKNLVGAYWQPAAVLCDTDFLETLPRREWINGYGEIARAHFIGAGELRSLPLAEQIAASVRRKAEIVAEDERDTGLRHILNYGHTLGHALERATDFRLRHGEAVAIGTVFAGRLAGALGRIDQARVDEHLDVVLSYGCPSELPPGLDLAELVRLMGMDKKATTGLAFALDGPDGAELVRDVPEDVVFEVLRQMPVGPALP; translated from the coding sequence ATGGGCGAGCGGATCGACGTCGACCTCGGCGACCGGTCGTATCCGGTGCACGTCGGTGCCGGGGTCCGGCACCTGCTCGGCGGTGTACTCGCCGGACTGGGGGTTCGGCGAGTCGCCGTCGTGTCGGCTCGGCCGGTCGAGTTGCTGCCCGATCCCGGGGTCGAGTCGATCGTGCTCACCGGGCAGGAGGGCGAACAGGACAAGAACCTGGCGACGGTGGAGGACCTGTGCCGCCGCTTCGCCGGGTTCGGCCTGACCCGCTCGGACGCGGTCGTGTCGTGCGGTGGTGGCACGCTGACCGACGTCGCCGGACTGGCGGCTTCGCTGTACCACCGCGGGATCCCGGTCGTGCACCTGCCGACTTCCCTGCTGGCGCAAGTGGATGCCAGCGTCGGTGGCAAGACCGCGGTGAACCTGCCCGAGGGCAAGAACCTGGTCGGCGCGTACTGGCAGCCCGCCGCGGTCCTGTGCGACACGGACTTCCTGGAGACGTTGCCACGGCGTGAGTGGATCAACGGCTACGGCGAGATCGCCCGCGCGCACTTCATCGGCGCGGGGGAGTTGCGCTCGCTGCCGCTCGCCGAGCAGATCGCCGCGAGTGTGCGCCGCAAGGCGGAGATCGTGGCCGAGGACGAACGGGACACCGGGCTGCGGCACATCCTGAACTACGGGCACACCCTCGGGCACGCGCTGGAACGGGCCACCGATTTCCGCTTGCGCCACGGGGAAGCCGTCGCGATCGGCACGGTGTTCGCCGGGCGGCTGGCCGGCGCGCTGGGCCGGATCGACCAGGCGCGGGTGGACGAGCACCTCGACGTGGTGCTGTCCTACGGCTGCCCGTCGGAGCTGCCGCCTGGCCTCGACCTCGCGGAACTGGTCCGGTTGATGGGCATGGACAAGAAGGCCACCACCGGGCTGGCGTTCGCGCTGGACGGTCCCGACGGCGCCGAACTGGTGCGCGACGTGCCCGAGGACGTGGTGTTCGAGGTGCTGCGGCAAATGCCGGTGGGGCCCGCCCTACCGTGA
- a CDS encoding HAD-IA family hydrolase, with protein sequence MTIELNRPATGGPLGVVFDLDGVIVDSFAVMRQAFDLAYAEVVGEGHPPFEEYNKHLGRYFPDIMRIMGLPLEMEEPFVRESYRLAGEVKVHDGIRETIAELRERGHRIAVATGKSGPRARSLLETLGLIGLFDVVIGSDEIARPKPAPDIVRHAMDVLGVPAERSMMIGDAVTDIQSGQAAGVTAIAAVWGCEGDTAELLAADPDVVLTRPEELLALCPSAAVAST encoded by the coding sequence GTGACGATCGAACTCAACCGCCCGGCGACCGGCGGCCCGCTCGGGGTCGTCTTCGACCTCGACGGCGTCATCGTGGACAGCTTCGCGGTGATGCGCCAGGCCTTCGACCTGGCCTACGCCGAGGTCGTCGGCGAGGGGCACCCGCCGTTCGAGGAGTACAACAAGCACCTCGGCCGGTACTTCCCGGACATCATGCGGATCATGGGCCTGCCACTGGAGATGGAGGAGCCGTTCGTCCGCGAGAGCTACCGGCTCGCCGGTGAGGTCAAGGTGCACGACGGGATCCGCGAGACGATCGCCGAACTGCGTGAGCGCGGGCACCGGATCGCGGTGGCCACCGGCAAGAGCGGGCCGCGTGCCCGGTCGCTGCTGGAGACCCTCGGCCTGATCGGGCTGTTCGACGTGGTGATCGGCTCGGACGAGATCGCCCGCCCGAAACCGGCCCCGGACATCGTGCGGCACGCGATGGACGTGCTCGGGGTTCCGGCGGAGCGGTCGATGATGATCGGCGACGCGGTCACCGACATCCAAAGTGGACAGGCCGCCGGGGTGACCGCGATCGCCGCGGTCTGGGGCTGCGAGGGCGACACCGCCGAACTGCTGGCCGCGGATCCGGACGTGGTGCTGACGCGGCCGGAGGAACTGCTCGCCCTGTGCCCGTCCGCGGCTGTGGCGAGCACCTGA
- a CDS encoding Gfo/Idh/MocA family protein: MKTYRVAVVGLGWAGRSIWLPRLQAHPAFDVVAAVDPEAVIRSTVGREAGDLKLLSSVDELKGLSVDLAVVAVPNHLHHDVAKGLLLDGIPVFLEKPVCLSSAEVDSLAAAERAGRATLLAGSAANFRADVLALHDLRKELGHIRHLELTWIRARGVPSGDGWFTDRRYAGGGALVDLGWHLLDVAGPLLGDAEIDEVVGSVSADFVNDSSRGAVWRHDAGTGAHGDVEDTANAFLVTDDGTSVLVRASWASHEQRDVTTVTVHGSEGTARLRCTFGFSPNREGSAVLSLTCDGETVVLPVPEEPIGSEYDRQLNELPGLLADPAAQGRAIEDARKTVRVIEGVYGSVRRRSLRRPA, translated from the coding sequence ATGAAGACGTACCGGGTCGCGGTGGTCGGCCTCGGCTGGGCAGGGCGGTCGATCTGGCTGCCCCGCCTCCAGGCCCACCCCGCCTTCGACGTGGTCGCCGCGGTCGACCCCGAGGCGGTCATCCGCAGCACGGTCGGCCGCGAGGCAGGCGATCTCAAGCTCCTGTCCAGTGTGGACGAACTGAAGGGGCTCTCGGTCGACCTGGCCGTGGTGGCGGTGCCGAACCACCTGCACCACGACGTGGCCAAGGGCCTGCTGCTCGACGGGATCCCGGTGTTCCTGGAGAAGCCGGTCTGCCTGTCCTCGGCGGAGGTCGACTCGCTGGCCGCCGCCGAGCGCGCCGGGCGGGCCACCCTGCTGGCGGGCAGCGCGGCCAACTTCCGCGCGGACGTGCTGGCCCTGCACGACCTGCGCAAGGAACTCGGCCACATCCGCCACCTCGAACTGACCTGGATCCGCGCCCGCGGGGTGCCCTCGGGCGACGGCTGGTTCACCGACCGCCGCTACGCCGGTGGCGGCGCGCTGGTCGACCTCGGCTGGCACCTGCTCGACGTGGCCGGGCCACTGCTCGGCGACGCGGAGATCGACGAGGTCGTCGGCTCGGTCTCGGCCGACTTCGTCAATGACAGCTCGCGGGGCGCGGTCTGGCGCCACGACGCGGGTACCGGTGCCCACGGCGACGTCGAGGACACCGCGAACGCGTTCCTGGTCACCGACGACGGCACCTCGGTGCTGGTCCGCGCGAGCTGGGCCTCGCACGAACAGCGCGACGTGACCACGGTGACCGTGCACGGCAGCGAGGGCACCGCGCGGCTGCGCTGCACCTTCGGCTTCAGCCCGAACCGTGAGGGCTCGGCGGTGCTGAGCCTGACCTGCGACGGCGAAACCGTGGTGCTGCCGGTGCCGGAGGAACCGATCGGCTCGGAGTACGACCGGCAGCTCAACGAACTGCCCGGCCTGCTGGCGGATCCCGCCGCGCAGGGCAGGGCGATCGAGGACGCCCGCAAGACCGTGCGGGTGATCGAAGGCGTCTACGGCTCCGTCCGGCGGCGTTCGCTCAGGAGGCCCGCGTGA
- a CDS encoding DegT/DnrJ/EryC1/StrS family aminotransferase, which yields MNSRPTPAPDYPAWPQFDDGERDGLLRALHQDGWWRMGGKEVDSFEQEFADYHGAPHALAVTNGTHALELALEVLGVGPDTEVLVPAFTFISSSQAVQRLGGTAIPVDVDPYTYCIDASAAADLITTRTKAIMPVHMAGHMSDMDGLAKIANDAGVAIIQDAAHAHGARWQGQRVGELGSIAAFSFQNGKLMTAGEGGAVTFPDSESYEHAFLRHSCGRPRTDRRYLHQTSGSNFRMNEFSAAVLRSQLARLDSQIDTREERWRLLGGLLDEIPGVVAQSRDERCDRNPHYMAMIRLPGITEEQRNELVDALIERGVPAFAAFRAIYRVDGFWEKGAPAETVEEIAARCPVTEELYRDCVWLHHRTLLGTEQQMHDTAAIVAEVLAK from the coding sequence ATGAATTCTCGTCCGACCCCCGCTCCCGACTACCCGGCCTGGCCGCAGTTCGACGACGGCGAGCGCGACGGCCTCCTGCGCGCACTCCACCAGGACGGCTGGTGGCGCATGGGCGGCAAGGAGGTCGACTCCTTCGAGCAGGAGTTCGCCGACTACCACGGCGCCCCGCACGCGCTCGCGGTCACCAACGGTACGCACGCACTGGAGCTGGCGCTCGAAGTGCTCGGTGTCGGCCCGGACACCGAGGTGCTGGTGCCCGCGTTCACCTTCATCTCCTCCTCACAGGCAGTGCAGCGCCTCGGCGGCACCGCGATCCCGGTGGACGTCGACCCGTACACCTACTGCATCGACGCCAGCGCCGCCGCCGACCTGATCACCACCCGCACCAAGGCGATCATGCCGGTGCACATGGCCGGGCACATGTCCGACATGGACGGTCTGGCCAAGATCGCGAACGACGCCGGGGTGGCGATCATCCAGGACGCCGCGCACGCGCACGGCGCCCGCTGGCAGGGGCAGCGTGTCGGTGAGCTGGGTTCGATCGCCGCGTTCAGCTTCCAGAACGGCAAGCTGATGACCGCGGGTGAGGGCGGCGCGGTGACCTTCCCCGACTCCGAGTCCTATGAGCACGCCTTCCTCCGGCACAGCTGCGGCCGTCCCCGCACCGACCGGCGTTACCTGCACCAGACCTCCGGCTCGAACTTCCGGATGAACGAGTTCAGCGCCGCCGTGCTGCGTTCGCAGCTGGCCCGCCTGGACAGCCAGATCGACACCCGCGAGGAGCGCTGGCGCCTGCTGGGCGGTCTGCTCGACGAGATCCCCGGGGTGGTCGCGCAGTCGCGTGACGAGCGCTGCGACCGCAACCCGCACTACATGGCGATGATCCGGCTGCCGGGGATCACCGAGGAACAGCGCAACGAGCTGGTCGACGCGCTGATCGAGCGCGGGGTGCCCGCCTTCGCCGCGTTCCGCGCGATCTACCGGGTCGATGGCTTCTGGGAGAAGGGTGCGCCCGCCGAGACGGTCGAGGAGATCGCCGCGCGCTGCCCGGTCACCGAGGAGCTGTACCGCGACTGCGTGTGGCTGCACCACCGGACCCTGCTGGGCACCGAACAGCAGATGCACGACACCGCCGCGATCGTCGCCGAAGTGCTGGCGAAGTGA